One window of Deltaproteobacteria bacterium genomic DNA carries:
- a CDS encoding PAS domain-containing protein codes for MSDLLRRTLESVNVGILVFDAAGKLAYINPAAEEILQGSSQALSGRHFRTVFRGSPGAVRILRKALEERTPVTGFDVELRPAAAGRTVGRDRRPSLPVMLGASPLVGQGGDPQGAVLSVKSSEILSLVGKEEQAATSAEEMQMLAYGIAHEIKNPLGGILGAAQWILRGDGPTEERTEGVRLILREARRINDLVEKMLEMGKTPPHPRPFHIAPLLREAEQLLASESRAQGKRVTFELRVDPSLPPVSGHPDTVYRALLNVMKNAVESIESAGTVRIEARMNVNYRFAVGRGRKRSFLDVEIADDGAGMTEEELRKALLPFYTTKPKGTGLGLAMARQAVTRHGGQLEIRSTRGVGTAVRISLPVDPGRKAAS; via the coding sequence TTGAGCGACCTCCTCCGGCGGACGCTCGAGTCGGTCAACGTCGGCATCCTCGTGTTCGACGCCGCGGGGAAGCTCGCCTACATCAACCCGGCGGCGGAGGAGATCCTCCAGGGCTCCTCCCAGGCCCTCTCGGGCCGGCACTTCCGCACCGTCTTCCGGGGAAGCCCTGGAGCGGTGCGGATCCTGCGGAAGGCGCTCGAGGAGCGCACCCCCGTCACCGGTTTCGACGTGGAGCTGCGGCCGGCGGCCGCCGGCCGTACGGTGGGGCGCGACCGCCGCCCCTCCCTCCCCGTGATGCTCGGGGCGTCCCCGCTGGTGGGCCAGGGCGGCGATCCGCAGGGGGCCGTGCTGTCCGTCAAGTCGTCCGAGATCCTGTCCCTCGTGGGAAAGGAGGAGCAGGCGGCCACCAGCGCGGAGGAGATGCAGATGCTGGCGTACGGGATCGCGCACGAGATCAAGAACCCGCTGGGGGGGATCCTGGGGGCGGCGCAGTGGATCCTGCGCGGGGACGGGCCGACGGAAGAGCGGACCGAGGGGGTCCGCCTGATCCTGCGGGAGGCGCGCCGGATCAACGACCTCGTGGAGAAGATGCTGGAGATGGGGAAGACGCCTCCCCACCCCCGGCCGTTCCACATCGCCCCCCTGCTGCGGGAGGCCGAGCAGCTCCTCGCGTCGGAGTCGCGGGCGCAGGGAAAGCGCGTGACGTTCGAGCTGCGCGTGGACCCCAGCCTGCCGCCGGTCTCCGGGCACCCCGACACCGTCTACCGGGCGCTCCTGAACGTCATGAAGAACGCCGTGGAATCGATCGAATCGGCCGGAACGGTTCGGATCGAGGCCCGGATGAACGTGAACTACCGGTTCGCGGTGGGGCGGGGAAGGAAGCGCTCCTTCCTCGACGTCGAGATCGCCGACGACGGCGCCGGAATGACGGAGGAGGAGCTCCGGAAGGCGCTGCTCCCCTTCTACACCACCAAGCCGAAGGGGACGGGGCTTGGGCTGGCGATGGCGAGGCAGGCGGTGACCCGGCACGGAGGACAGCTCGAAATCCGGTCGACCCGCGGCGTCGGGACCGCTGTTAGAATATCCCTTCCGGTCGACCCGGGCAGGAAGGCCG